The nucleotide sequence TGCTGGACGTCGTTTAAATAAACGCGAAAGCCAGCCTGCGCCGCTACTTGGGCAATTCCGCTGCCCATCTGTCCTGCTCCGATGACCATAATCGTTTGTACGTTCATGCAAAAAGGCCTCCCTTACTCTACTTTAATCAAGATAGCGTCACCCTGTGCGGCACCACTGCAAATTGCCGCGATCCCTAAGCCGCCGCCTCGTCTTTTCAATTCATAGGCGAGGTGCATAATGATCCGAGCGCCACTCGCGCCAATCGGGTGTCCGAACGCAATCGCTCCCCCGTTTACATTCACTTTCTCTGCGTCCCAGCCAACGATTTTGCCACTGGTCAAAATCACTGCGGCAAATGCTTCGTTTACCTCAAATAGATCGATCTCCGAAAGCGAGACACCTGTCTTTTCCAAGAGCTTGTTGATCGCAAGCCCCGGAGTTGTCGCGATATAAGGAGCCTCTGCGCCGACCGCGGCGTGTCCCAGTATCGTCGCAAGCGGCTTGATCCCCAACTGTTGTGCTTTCGCGTCTGACATCAGCACCATTGCTGCCGCTCCGTCGTTGATTCCCGGCGCATTGCCTGCCGTGATTGTTCCGTCCTTTTTGTACACGGGTGGCAGCTTCGCCAATCCTTCCTCGGTGGTATCCGGACGTGGTCCTTCATCGACGGTTACTTGCAGTGGCTCCCCTTTTCTTTGCGGAATGGAAACCGAGACGAGCTCGTCGGCAAAAAGTCCTTTTTCCATCGCTTGTGCGGCTCTCTGCTGGCTGCGCAGCGCCCACGCATCCTGCTCTTCTCGCGTAATCCCGTTCTCTTCCGCCACATTGCTGCCATGAACAGCCATCGCCACTTGATGAAACGGGCAAGTGAGGCCGTCGTACATCATGAGATCGCGAACGGTCGAATCTCCCATCCGCATTCCGTTACGTGCATCCGGCAATGCATACGGTGCGTTGCTCATGCTCTCCATGCCGCCCGCGACGATGATTTCTCCGTCCCCTGCGCGAATGATCTGATCCCCCATCGTCACTGCACGCATCCCGGACGCACATACTTTGTTGATCGTCTCACTCGCTACATTCCACGGCAAACCAGCCTTGCGAGCCGCCTGGCGTGAGGGCACCTGACCCGCGCCTGCCTGCAAAACCATACCCATGATCACTTCGTCCACCTGATCGCCGGAAATGCCAGCGCGTTCTACTGCTTCCTTGATTACAATGGAGCCGAGTTCCACTGCCGATAGCGCTTTCAAAGCTCCGCCAAACTTACCAAACGGGGTACGCGCTGCCCCTACAATGACCGTTTTCATCGAATGACCTCCATTCGGATGATATTTCACATCAACAAAAACTAAATTGATCGAGCGTTCGTTCATTTTGCATACTTTTATTTTGCCGTCTTCCGTACGAATAGTCAATCAATAATGAAAAAAAGAAGGCGTCCAAAAAGTCGAGTTTTGATTGACTTCCTGGAGCCTCTTTATTCAACTATCGTTGGCAAGCCTTCTTACTGGCTTTTTTACGTTTACTCTGGGGGTGCTTCATCGTACATTTTTTTGTTGATGATTTGGATTCTGTCTGCATTTCTGACTTTTCCCGCAGGAAGCTTCTCGTCCGCTGCATAAATATAGACGAGGTTATCTGCCGCTTCATAATAAATAACATACTCCTCCCTGAGATCGCTCCACCCTTGCTCTGAAGGTTTGCCCACTTTCTTGATGATCGATCCCAGATTCATTTCGCTCAGATGTTGCGCTGCTAACTCGATCCCGTATACACGATCCTTCCCGTCGAAGAGGACAGATCCGCCTTTCAGCTTTTCAAAATCGTGATAGATCCCACCATTCCAGAAATCCTCTTTGGTGACTTTTCCATAAAGGGAAATGACCTCTTCCTTTTTCATGCCGATTGCGATAGGAAAGCCGTTTATCTCGTTCTTTTCAAGAGACTTCAGAAATTTTTCATCGAGAATGACCTTAGGCTCTGCTTCCGCTTGTTTTTGCTCTACAACTGGCGGCTGTGTAGGCTCGGTAGCTGCACTCGAACTAGAGGAGTAGCAACCTCCGACAATTAAGCCTGCTGCAACCGCAATGGTGATCCCTGTGATTCTTCGTTTCAACTGTATCCACTCCTATTGTCCTTTTACGTGTCTTCACAACACATCTAGCCTCTATTATTGCAAAGCTCTCCAACCGACTTTCCAGATTCCCTTTTTGTTTTTCTCCATGCGATAGCCGAACTTCTCACTGTTGTCCTTAAACGAAATCCAGACAACCGCTTCCTTTGCAGAGATATTCTCAATCGACATGCTGCTTCCTTGCTCAAGCAATTTGTTTAAATGCCTCGCACTATTTCGTGCGCCTATCGGATCTTTCTTTATTTCCTCCAAAAACTGCTCAAGTGTGGGCTTTTCGACTCCATCATCGTTATTGTGCAAGGCGTACATGATTTCAAGCTCATCATCTTTCTGTGCTTGCACGTAAAGCTTCAAAATATCAATCGGAGACAGCCCACGCCATAACTCATCATTTTTCTCTTCCATTTCCATATAAGCAAAATAACGCTGCTCCTTTTCATCGTCTTTTAAATCAAATAGGGTTGAGGGGTCCGGTGTATCGTTGTACTCTTCGTTGGAATTTGAGGTCCCTTTCGAGATGCTTTCAGAATAGGTCCCGGATCTGTTTAAGCCAAAGCTATGAATCTCTTTACCTTGAACATAGCTTAAGCCATAGCCATTGACCTTTTTATCCCTCCAAAAAATCAACAGTTCCAAACCCAAGTCTCTATTCAGCAAACCTTCTTTCTCTTCCAATACCCAGTCCTCTTTTCGCTGGTACCCTTCTTTTGCAAAAATGTTGTAGCCCCAGTACTCATCCGAGTAATCGTCCCCGCTTCCGCCATACTCGTCGATAACGATATGAGGAAACTGCAGCTTTTCTTTGACTTGATCTTGTGTCATGCCAACATGCAAGATTCCGAAAATCTTCTCTGCTGTTTCCTTAATCTTCTGATCGTCTAACGCACGGGCATCTGAGTTGGCAGCCGGCTTTTGATTCATACTTGGCTGGGCAGAAGTTTCCTGAATAGATGTTCCCTTCTCAGGGAGTATACTCGTACCTTCCTTTTGCAACCAGTAAGGGGTAGCGACAAGTACAACTGCGACAACCGCAGCACCGAGCGGGTAGGTGAATGGAAACCTTTTTTTGCGTTTTTCCTTGATACTTATCCGAATCTGCTCCTCCAGCTTTGACGTATCATTTATTTCACGCAGCAGAGTCTGATCTGCCGTTTCCTTGAACTCCGCCAGCAATTTGTCCAGGTTCATTCGATCCCCTCCGTTTCCATCAGCGCTTTGAGCTTTTGACGTGCACGGTGCATTTTTGTGTAGACCGCTCCTGTAGTCATTTCCAAAATGACCGCAATTTCCTCTACGGACAATTCCTCGTAGTAGTGGAGAACAATCATCTGGCGATAGCTGTTCGGCAGCTCCATGACCAGACGGGCAAAACGGGTACGAAGGTCATTTTGCAAAACGGCCGACTCTGCCCCCTCGACTACCTCTATGTCCACCTCCGATTTGAAAAACAAGTGACGGAACGACCACGAACGTAGATGTTTTTTCGCTTCGTTGACGGCAATGCGGTACACCCATGTTTGCATCGAGCTTTCTTGGCGGAATTTCCCCAAGTTTTTGTAAGCCAACAGGAACACTTCCTGCGTAATATCCTCAGCAAGACTGCGATCCTTGACCATCAAATACACCAGTCGCAGCACCTTTTTCAAATAGTGCCGAATCAATTCATCAAATAATGCTTCTTTTGTTTTCGTTAAACTTTTCTCTGCAAGCTCCAGCTTCCTCACTCCCTTCCCACTCTTTTTGATTCATCTGGCTCCATTATCTTACAGTTTTTTTGCAAAAAAATAATGCGCAAGCCTCGTCGCTTGATTAGCACCGAGACTTGCGCATGGTATGAACCTAGATGGCGTCTGCGAGAATTTCCGCGACGTCGCGTGTTTTGACGTGATCTTCCTGCTCTTTGGTCTTGATTCCGTCGTTCATCATCGTCAGGCAGTATGGGCATGCACTGGCAATTTCCGTCGGCTTGACCTCCAGAGCTTGCTCCGTGCGTGTGACGTTGACACGAGAGCCCTCATGCTCCTCCATCCACATCAAGCCGCCGCCCGCTCCGCAGCACATACTGTCGCAGCCGCTTCGCTTCATTTCGACTACCTCTACGCCAGGAATGGCTTCGAGGATCACGCGTGGCTTGTCGTAAATTTCGTTGTAGCGGCCCAAGTAGCAGGAATCGTGGTAGGTGATGCGCTCTTTGACTTCCTTGGTTGGCTTCAATTTGCCATCCTTCACCCACTCTGCCAACAGTTCGGAGTGGTGGTACACCTCTGCATTCAACCCAAACTCCGGGTACTCGTTTTTAAACGTATTGAAAGCATGCGGGTCGCAGGTAACGATTTTTTTGACTTCATACGCTTCAAACAAGGCGATATTTTCTTGGGCGAGCTGCTGGAACAAGAACTCGTTCCCAATGCGGCGAGCCGTATCGCCAGAGTTCTTTTCCTCGTTGCCCAGAATGGCGAACTTCACGCCTGCTTCGTGCATGAGCTTTACAAATGCCTGCGAAATTTTTTGGCTGCGCAAGTCAAACGATCCCATCGAGCCTACCCAGAACAAGTACTCGAATTCCTCGACCTGCTTCACAGTTGGCACCTCGTACTCACCATTCAGCCCTTCAATCCATTTTGTCCGGTCTTTGCGGTTGATTCCCCACGGGTTACCCTGACGCTCGATATTGTTCAAGGCACGCTGCGCTTCTGCTGGCATGCTTCCTTCTGTCATGACCAGGTATCGGCGCATATCGATGATTTTATCTACATGCTCGTTCATCACCGGGCATTGGTCTTCACAGTTGCGACAGGTCGTACAAGCCCACAGCTCCTGCTCAGTAATGACATCGCCGATCAAGCTTTTCTCATAGACCGTGGTTGCTCCTTCCGCCGTCGCCGCTACTTCAGATGCTTGGAACGCAATCTGGTTGGCAGTCGTCTGCGAAAAAGCGAAGCTCGGCATCCATGGCGTACGCGATGTCACCGACGCACCTTTTTCGGTCAAATGGTCGCGCATTTTCGTAATCAGATCCATTGGGGAGAGCATTTTTCCCGTTCCCGAGGCCGGGCACATATTCGTGCAGCGGCCGCACTCCACACAAGCGTACAGGTCGATGAGCTGCGTTTGCGTAAAATCCTCGATTTTGCCGACACCGAATTCTTCCTGCGTCTCGTCCTCGAAGTTAATGCTGGTCAGCTTGCCTGGCGGGTCCAGCTTTTTGAACCACACGTTGACAGGTGCAAACAACAAATGCGCGTGCTTGGACTGCGGCACATACACCGCAAAGCCGAGCAAGATGATCAGATGCAGCCACCAGAAAACATAAAAGCCTACCGCTGCACCCGTTGGCCCTACCCCAATCGCAGAGAAGACAATCGCGAAAACTGATGAGATCGGAGCGAACGCCGATGGATCATGTCCGAGCCAAATTTGTTCAAAAGCAAGCGAGAGCAACACAGTCGCCATCAGGGAGGAAATCAGCAAGAGTACCAGCCCCGATTTGAAGCCTCGCTTCAGACGCTTGAGCTTTTCGATATAGCGGCGGTAAAAAGCGTAGCCGACCGCAGCCAAGATGAGAAACGTGGTGATCTCCTGCATGACGGAGAAGTACTTGTGAGCGCTACCAAAAGGAAGCTCATAGCCTTTCGAAAGCCCTTTGATAATCAGCTCGATGGCTCCGAATTGCAGGGTGATAAAGCCGTAAAACATCACGACGTGCATCACGCCGCTCTTCTTGTCCTTCAGCAGCTTCTTGTGGAAAATGACGTTGTCCAGCATCAGATTGATGCGTGCCCCAAAGTCATTTTTCACATCCGGCTTTTTCCCCAGCTTGATAAACAAGTATCTGCTGTACACGACATGCCCGGCTAAATATAGCCCGTAAGCGAGAACCAGGAAAAAGGCGATCAAATTAATAAGTGCCAGCATGTTTTCTACTCCCCTCTATTGCGAGTTTTTTCTTTGGACGTGGAAATCGTTTTTTCTATCTTATCAGAATCATGGAAATAAATGAATGAGTATTCAGTCAGTCTGTTTATTTTTTTCGAAAAATGAAACGATACTGAGCGACCGCTCATAATGGGCACAACTCGATATTATCACACAAGTTGCAAATCATCCATCCTCTTCGAAGAGTTGGAAATATTCTTTCGAAAAAAAGAAACAGCTACCTTCCTACGGGTAGCTGTTGATCATGCTTATTTGCCTGAAGCTTCCTTCGTCTCGGCAGTGGTCTGTTCTTTCTTGGCCTTTTGCTCTGAACGTACATCTGCGAGTGATTTGACCTTGGTTGCTTTGATGCGCTTGTTGCGCGGCAGATCAGTCGGCTCCAGATTGTCTACCTCGTCTTGCATGAGTGCTGCGATGCCAACTGCTTTGCCTTTTGCAGCCTTGCAGTATTCGCAGTTTTCCTCGTCGTGCTCGTGGTATTGCTTCGGCTCTGGATAGGACGTGATAACGCCTTCAAAATTACGCAGCACAACTTTATCAGATGCTTGCGAAATGATGTAGTTCGGGCTGACAGGAATTTTGCCTCCGCCATGCGGAGCGTCTACTACAAAGGTTGGTACTGCATAGCCGGAAGTATGGCCGCGCAGGTGCTCAATGATTTCGATCCCTTTGCTGACAGGCGCGCGGAAGTGGCCGATTCCCTCTGACAGGTCGCATTGATAGATGTAATACGGGCGAACGCGGATTTTCACCAGGTCCTGCACCAGCTTTTTCATCGTATTCGCACAATCGTTGATACCGGCCAAAATAACTGCCTGGTTGCCGAGCGGAACACCAGCATTGGCGAGCATCTCGCAAGCCAGCTTCGCTTCCGGTGTAATTTCTTTTGGATGGTTGAAATGTGTATTGAGCCAAACTGGATGGTACTTTTTCAGGATATTGCACAGGTTTTCGGTAATGCGCTGCGGGAATACAACGGGAGCACGCGTACCGATCCGAATAATTTCAACATGCGGGATGTCGCGCAGGCTGCTGATGATGTACTCCAGTACGCGGTCGTTGATCAACAGACCGTCTCCACCGGAGAGCAGTACATCGCGGACTTCTGGTCTTGAGCGAATGTAATCGATACAGGCATCCAGCTGTTTCTTTGGCACGCCCATGCCGATCTGACCGGAGAAGCGACGGCGCGTACAGTAACGGCAATACATGGAGCATTGGTTCGTCACCAGGAAAAGCACGCGATCTGGATAACGATGCGTCAGACCAGGTACAGGAGAATCCGTATCCTCGTGGAGTGGGTCTTCCATGTCGTATTTGGTTCGAACCATCTCAGAGGACAACGGTACAGACTGCATGCGAACCGGATCGCTTGGATCGTCTGGGTCCATCAGGTGAGCATAGTACGGAGTGATGTTGAGTGGAATCGTTTGCGTAGAAATACGTACGCCCTCTTCCTCTTCCGGTGTCAGGTTGATTACCTGCTTCAAATCATCGACCGTCTTGATGGTGTGCGTAAGCTGCCACATCCAGTCATTCCATTGCTCATCCGTGACATCCTTCCAAAGTTCTATCGAACGCCAATCGCGTTTTGTCGCTACTGTCATGTGCATCCCGTCTCCTCTCGTCTTATGGTGAACCTCTTCGTTTCACTCAACCAACAAGAGATGCAAGTGCCATGCCAACAAATCAAAAGATTTAGAAAATAAGGAATAGAGCGTTTCGTGAGCGCTTCCTTCCCTTTTGAACCTTCATAAGTCTGCCGAATTTTCGGCACTCAACAGGGAGGGATCATCCGCTGCGAGAGCTTGTATTGCAGCGTCTGTCTTGGGATGCCCAAGAGTTTGGCGGCACGAAGTACATTGCCGTCCGTTTGCTGCATCGCATCTCTGATCACCTTTCCCTCTACCTCACGCAAAATTTCTGGCAGCGTACAGCCTTCCTTAGACAGGAGTTGAGACGAAATGGGCGCTTCATTTTTCTCAGACTGCGAGCGTTCCAGCAAGTGTGCCGGGAGATGATCCAGCAAAATGATGTCCGACTCCACCATATTCATGGCTGCTTCTATGACATGTTCCAGTTCACGTACGTTGCCCGGCCAATCATACGCAGCAAACAAACGTGCCACTTCACTGCTGATTCCACGCACATTCATACCGAAGATCCGGTTGAACTTTTGCAAGAAATGATCGATCAGCATATCCACATCTTCTCTGCGCTCACGCAATGGAGGCAGTTCAAAAGAGACGACGTTGATCCGGTAGTACAGGTCGGTTCGCATGATTCCTCGCTCCACGAGTGAGTACGGTGCTTCGTTGACTGCGGCGATTACCCGTACGTCCACTTTGGTCGATTGGCTCCCGCCGATCCGTCTGATCTGCCCGTCCTGGAGGACTCGCAGTAGCTTTGCTTGCAAATCGAGCGGCATACTGTTCAGTTCATCCAGAAATAGAGTACCTCCATCCGCCAGCTCGAATAACCCTGGCCGATCATCGGCTCCCGTGAAGCTTCCTTTTGTCGTGCCAAACAGCAAGCTTTCGAGCAGCGCAGCCGGCAGCGCGGCACAGTTTTGCGCGATGAACGGCTTACTGCTGCGGACAGACGCGTGGTGAATAGATTGGACAAACAGTTCTTTTCCCGTCCCGGTTTCGCCGTATATCAACACGGGAGAGGTTGTCCGCGCAGCTTTTCGAGCGCGTTCTTTGAGGCGCTTCATTTTTTCACTCATCGTCAAAATATCTTCGAAATGGAAAGTCGTTTCATCCACCGGGCGTTTTGTTCGCTTCGGCTTGCTAATCTTGGCCTGAAGATCGACCAAGCGCTCCGACAGTTCTTTTAGCTTGCCGATATCCTTCGCCACCTCGACTGCCCCGACTAACCGTTTGCCTACTCTCACTGGAAGTGTCGTGTTGATTGTCTCCACACGCATTCCCTTCCAGTTCTTATATGTCTGTGTCTGGTTGTAAATTGATTCGCCACTATCGATAACACGAAGCAGAGTACTCGACTGCCGATCAAGTGAAGGAAAAACCTCCAACAATGGCTTCCCCAACACCTCTTCTGAGGTCAGTCCATCGAGCTTGGCTGCGACGTGATTGTAGAAAATCGTAATGCCATTTGCGTCCACAACGTGAATTCCTTCATCGATAGCACCCAAGATCGCCTGCAACATTTCTACCGTATCTGACAACGGCATCCTGGCTTTCACTCCTTCCTTCCATCCATGCTGCCAAAAAATCATCACTTCGCCGAATATTCGGCACTTTTACGAGATTATCGATTACGCCCTACCTGAATGGCAAGCATTCCGGTATACAGTAAATGTCCCAATACCCAGATGAAAAACGCCGTCAAACTCATCGCGGATTGACTCAACAGGCTAAATGGGAAAAACGCAATAGAAAAACCGAGCATCCAGTACAGCAAGTATCGTACCGATCGGGCTTTTCGTTCCCGCGGGTAAAAGTGCATGAGAAAAAAGGCGACGATCACACTAATCAGCAGATGAATCAATAGTTCTACTATAGAGGGCAGGTTTTCCATGCCCGGTACATAGCTGACATCAATTAAAACGGGAAAGGTATTGGTATCAAACAAGCCATCTCCGAGCGCCAAAAAAGCAGCAAGACCCAGACCGGCTATTAGTCCATTTGCGAGTACAAACATGCTGTATCCCCCTTTCACTTCAGCCGCAAGTAATCCTATTGTACGTGCAAAAAACCGCCCTTGCAAAGGGCGGCTTATTTTCCTAGCTCTATTTTCAGCTCATGCTCACCAGCGTACTGCTCATTCATCCATAGCTGGTACGCGATTTCTACCTGTACAGGAACCTCTGCTTCATAGCGAATTCGCAGCTTGTTCGTATGCGTCTCCATGGCAAACGGACCATACGGACTTTGATAGGTAGAATGGGTGCTGGCTCCTTTTTCGAATTGCTGTCTGGTTGAAACTCCGCCCTGACGAACCAGCGTAATGGAGGTATCTGTCAGCTTCAGTGTCGTGCTTACTTCGCCTACGCCCTCCATCTGCTCTTTGTAGGTCAAGTACCACGCGGATGCTTTTTGTACGCGCTTGCCTTCATAGCTGTGGGCCGTTTCTTCCCAGTTGCCTTCGACATGATGCCGTGCCGTCAATTTTACTTGTATGTCTTGCATACTGCTTCCACACTCCACTTTCTTTCGCTTCCCATTTATCCCTACATTCTACCCTTCATCGCTCTTGTGTGGCAACCGCCGCCTCTGCTTTGGCATCAGCCAGCAAGTATCTCATGGTAGCAGCAATCCCGATCGCCGCAAGCAACAGCAGACCCGCCAACACCAAGTACCCAACTCCTGCCCCCGTGTAATCAATCATAGCCGTAAACAAACCGATCAGGACCAAACGCATCATCATGCCGATTGAGTTGAAAAAGCTCATAACACGCCCCATCTGATGCTTCGGCACAACTGTCATATAGAGCGATTGCCGAATCAAGCGCACAGAAGCGTTACTCCACCCGTAAAACGTGTACGCTGCAATCAGCGCCCAGCCATACGGCAAAGCAATCATGACGACAATCGCAATCGCGAACAACAACGTATTGCCGATCATGGCTGCCAACTGCCCCATCTTGCGCACGACGATCGCAACGAGTAAACCTGCTGCCACGGCCCCCATTGCATACGTGACCTCTCCTAGCGAATAAACCGAGACACCCTCCTGCAACGTTTGGCTTATGTAAACCGGCTTTAATAGGTTCGTCGCCATAACAGCAATGAAGGGCATGAGTGCAGATATGCCAAACAGCAGGAAACCTTTCTTTTGCCGAATGTACCGCCAGCTTTCCATCAACTGCATCGTCCACGCGACACCCTGGTTTTGCTTCGCCTCTTTTTCCAGCGTGAAGGTATACGTCATGGTAGACAGCAAGGTAAAGGCGAACAAGTAGGTAATCGCATTAAAGATGATGACCACATGCAGCCCGTAGGAGCTAAGTAAAATCCCCGCAAATGCGCCAGCAAGAACGGATGCCGTCTGCCCTTCGATCTCAAGCAGACTATTGATGCTGTTGTAATGCTTGGGCTCAAACGTCTCCTGAACCAGTGCGGACTGCGTCGGGTAATGAATCTGATACATAAAAGTCGTCGTCAAATAGATCACAATCAGCATCCACTCAGTGTACTCTCCAAAAAAGCCCCAGATCGCGAGCATGCCAAGTACGCCAAATCCGATCAAATTTTCGATTAGAAGCATTTTTTTGCGGGAATACCGATCGATGAGCGTCCCGATATATGGCCCAATGAAAAACATCAGTACCGCAGAAGTAAACATGGTGGAGCCCAAAAGTTGAGCAGAGCCTGTCGTTTCCACGAGGAACCAGGCAATCCCGATCATCGTCATGCCTTGCCCAAACCCGGAGAACAGATTGGAAAAGAACAGCTTTCGAAATGGTGCGTAGGCAAATACTTCTCTCATGTAGACAACTCCTTTGTAAGAAAACCTCCATCGACTCTTAAATCATCTCACTATTATGATTGTACTGACAATTTTATACTTTGTAAACTAAAATGTTTATTAATTGAATTGAACGTTTCCCACCAATAAGAAAAGCCCCCGGTTCTTTCGCAAAACCGGAGGCTTATTTACTCAGATATCTTATTTTACAAAGCTCAAGAGCAGCTCGCGAACGATTTTGGACGCCGCGATTTGCGTCATTTCACTGTGGTCATACACAGGAGCAACCTCCACCAGGTCACAACCGATGACATTCGCACCGTTGTTTGCCATGAAGTGAATGGTATCAAGCAGCTCACGAGACGTGATGCCGCCTGCTTCTGTTGTACCTGTTCCTGGAGCGTGCGCAGGGTCCAATACATCGATGTCAATCGACAGGTAGATCGGACGGTTGCCGATGGTAGGCAGCACTTGCTTCACTGGCTCCAGTACATCGTATTTGTACAGATGCATATTTTCTTTTGCCCACTCAAACTCGTCTTTCATCCCGCTGCGGATTCCGAAAGAGTATACATTTTTACCGCCGATCAGGTTGCATACCTTTTTGATCGGGGTGGAGTGGGAGTATTCGTATCCCTCGTAGTTGTCACGCAGGTCCGTATGCGCGTCAAAGTGGAATACGACCATATCCTTGTACTTTTCATAAACCGCTTGGAATACTGGCCAGGAAACCAAGTGCTCTCCGCCCAGACCCAATGGGAATTTGCCATCTGCCAATACTTTTGCCACGAATGTACGGATCGCATCCAGGCTACCTTCCACGTTTCCAAAAGGAAGAGGAATATCGCCAGCATCAAAGTATTTGATGTCTTCCAACAGCCTGTCCAAGTACGGGCTGTACTCTTCCAGACCGATAGAAACCTCACGAATACGGGAAGGGCCAAAACGAGAACCCGGACGGAAGCTCACTGTCCAGTCCATCGGCATACCGTAAATAACGGCTTGGCTTTCCTCGTAATTCCCGTGACTACGGATAAAGACATTTCCAGAGTATGCTTCGTCAAAACGCATAGGTGTAGTTCTCCCCCGATTAGTCGCGGGTCAGCTCAGCCACAAAGTTAGGCAGTTTGAAAGCAGCGTGGTGAACTTCCGCATTGTAGTATTTGGTGCCCAAATCTTTGATTTTCGCTGGATCTACTTCCAACGGATCGTGTTGCTTCGAAGCGATGGTGAAGCTCCACAGTCCGGATGGATAAGTAGGAATGCTGCACGTGTAGAGACGAGTAACCGGGAAGATCGATTTCAGGTCTTTGAACACGCGCTTGATCAGTTCACGGTTGAACCAAGGAGATTCTGTTTGAGCAACCATGATACCATCTGGTTTCAAAGCATCGTGAATGCCTTGGTAGAAACCTTTTTCGAACAGACCTACAGCAGGTCCTACTGGCTCTGTAGAGTCAACCATGATCACATCGTACTCACCTTTGTGGTCATGAATATGTTTGATACCATCAATTACTTGTACATCTACACGCGGATTGCCTGTCAATGCACTCGCAATCTCAGGGAAATATTTTTTGCAAGACTCAATGACGCCACCGTCGATTTCAGCCAGAACTGCTTTTTCTACAGACGCGTGCTTTACGATTTCACGAATAGCACCGCCATCGCCGCCGCCTACAACCAGAACCTTTTTCGGGTTTGGATGCGTATTCAACGCGATATGAGAAATCATTTCATGGTAGACAAACTCATCGACATCGGTAGTCATAACCATGCCGTCGAGCACTAACATGCGACCAAACTGCTTCGTATTAATTACGTCGATTTGTTGAAACTCGGATTTCTCACTGTATAGGGTTTCTGTAATTTTCGTTGTTATCCCGTGATTTTCCGTCTGTTTTTCGGTGTACCACAATTCCATGTTCATGGCTATGTAACCTCCTTCAATTAACCGCATGAAAATACAATATAACAAGAAAATTATAGTAGCTGTCTTCCAAATTGCAAGATATTTTTCTAGCAAGGAAAGTTTAACCAGCTTGCAAGCGACACATACTACTAGTAACGTAGTATGTCCTATTTTATTGATTCAACCGCAGAAAGGAGGAGAGGCACACATGGAAGTCATTCGCGAAGCCCCATTGCTGCGCTATTTGCGTTGGGC is from Brevibacillus brevis and encodes:
- a CDS encoding MFS transporter, with the protein product MREVFAYAPFRKLFFSNLFSGFGQGMTMIGIAWFLVETTGSAQLLGSTMFTSAVLMFFIGPYIGTLIDRYSRKKMLLIENLIGFGVLGMLAIWGFFGEYTEWMLIVIYLTTTFMYQIHYPTQSALVQETFEPKHYNSINSLLEIEGQTASVLAGAFAGILLSSYGLHVVIIFNAITYLFAFTLLSTMTYTFTLEKEAKQNQGVAWTMQLMESWRYIRQKKGFLLFGISALMPFIAVMATNLLKPVYISQTLQEGVSVYSLGEVTYAMGAVAAGLLVAIVVRKMGQLAAMIGNTLLFAIAIVVMIALPYGWALIAAYTFYGWSNASVRLIRQSLYMTVVPKHQMGRVMSFFNSIGMMMRLVLIGLFTAMIDYTGAGVGYLVLAGLLLLAAIGIAATMRYLLADAKAEAAVATQER
- the speB gene encoding agmatinase; this translates as MRFDEAYSGNVFIRSHGNYEESQAVIYGMPMDWTVSFRPGSRFGPSRIREVSIGLEEYSPYLDRLLEDIKYFDAGDIPLPFGNVEGSLDAIRTFVAKVLADGKFPLGLGGEHLVSWPVFQAVYEKYKDMVVFHFDAHTDLRDNYEGYEYSHSTPIKKVCNLIGGKNVYSFGIRSGMKDEFEWAKENMHLYKYDVLEPVKQVLPTIGNRPIYLSIDIDVLDPAHAPGTGTTEAGGITSRELLDTIHFMANNGANVIGCDLVEVAPVYDHSEMTQIAASKIVRELLLSFVK
- a CDS encoding DUF1934 domain-containing protein gives rise to the protein MQDIQVKLTARHHVEGNWEETAHSYEGKRVQKASAWYLTYKEQMEGVGEVSTTLKLTDTSITLVRQGGVSTRQQFEKGASTHSTYQSPYGPFAMETHTNKLRIRYEAEVPVQVEIAYQLWMNEQYAGEHELKIELGK
- a CDS encoding membrane protein — encoded protein: MFVLANGLIAGLGLAAFLALGDGLFDTNTFPVLIDVSYVPGMENLPSIVELLIHLLISVIVAFFLMHFYPRERKARSVRYLLYWMLGFSIAFFPFSLLSQSAMSLTAFFIWVLGHLLYTGMLAIQVGRNR
- the speE gene encoding polyamine aminopropyltransferase, translating into MELWYTEKQTENHGITTKITETLYSEKSEFQQIDVINTKQFGRMLVLDGMVMTTDVDEFVYHEMISHIALNTHPNPKKVLVVGGGDGGAIREIVKHASVEKAVLAEIDGGVIESCKKYFPEIASALTGNPRVDVQVIDGIKHIHDHKGEYDVIMVDSTEPVGPAVGLFEKGFYQGIHDALKPDGIMVAQTESPWFNRELIKRVFKDLKSIFPVTRLYTCSIPTYPSGLWSFTIASKQHDPLEVDPAKIKDLGTKYYNAEVHHAAFKLPNFVAELTRD